The sequence below is a genomic window from Cataglyphis hispanica isolate Lineage 1 chromosome 13, ULB_Chis1_1.0, whole genome shotgun sequence.
ttacagatacgagttttttaatgatttatatcataGATTCTTATTGACTGCGAAAATCGAAATGAAGTGCCTTTGCTTGCAAGCAATGACGATAGTGTACGGTCGATATTACGAGGACATTGGTCCATTCtcagatacaaaatatatactggGAATGTTGGAGCGTTGCTTAGATAGAACAGAACGCGATAGGCTAGTTATGTTCATAAATAAGCTCATATTACATAGACGAAACGTCAAAGATATAATGGATCAAAATGGAGTACGAACTTTGGTCGATTTATTGACATTAGCGCATTTACATACTTCCCGAGCAGTTGTGCCAGCGCAAACTAATGTGATAGAGGCAGGCCCGCAACAGGAACGAATGGAAAAGGAATGGTATTATAATAACGGAGAGCAACGTGAAGGCCCGATAAGTTTAAGAGATCTAAAAGAATTGTACAGTTCGAATCAAGTGActtataaaacaaaagtttgGGCACAGGGATTAGATGGATGGAAAACAATTTCGCAAGTGCCGCAATTAAAGTGGAGTCTCGTTGCGAAAGGAACTCCCGTAATAAATGAAAGTGAATTGGCCAATTTAATCttgaatatcttaattaaGATGTGCGAATATTTTCCAAGTAGAGACGCTGATGATGCGGTGATCAGACCGTTGCCACGCGTAAAGCGATTATTATCCGACCTTCAGTACCTGCCACATATTGTACAGCTTTTACTAACGTTTGACCCGATTCTAGTTGAAAGAGTTGCCACATTGTTATGTGAAATAATGCGAGATAACGCGGATGTgtcgaaaatttatcttacCGGCGTGTTTTACTTCATCTTAATGTATACTGGTTCTAACGTCTTACCGATTGCAAGGTTTTTACAGCTTACGCACACAAAACAAGCCTTTAGGAACGATGatgtaagtttattttttttttataatactttaatatataaattctagagattatacatataacattgttattatattctttagacCACTTCTTCAGATATTATGCAACGAAGTATTCTCGGTCAACTATTACCCGATGCAATGGTTAATTATTTGGAAAATCATGGGGCGGAGAAATTTGCACAGATATTTCTCGGAGATTACGATACGCCGGAAGCAATTTGGAACGCGGAGATGCGACGAATGCTTATCGAGAAAATTGCTGCGCATATCGCAGATTTTAGTCCCAAGTTACGAAGTCATACCATGGCTAGGTATCAGTATATTGCTATACCTGCTGTAAGATATCCACAATTGGAGAATGAATTGTTCTGCCAGATATTCTATCTCAGACATCTTTGTGATACCGTTAAATTCCCACAGTGGCCTATTCCAGAACCCGTAAGTTTAGACAATTGACTTTGTCTTATACTATAAGCGATACTTTATAcagtcataattattatatgagtgtaatatttaattaggtgcaattattaaaagacGTATTAGACGCATGGAAGAAAGAAGTTGAAAAGAAACCACCTTTGATGACTGTGGACGAGGCTTACAAGCAACTTGGCTTATCTGTTGGAAAACAACATGATGGAGCGATTGTTAggaaatcattttataaattagctCAAATGTATCATCCTGATAAAAACCCTGAGGGGAGAGTAAgtctgtatttatattttattttgtgatttatattttgtttatatatatatacatattgttaaagcatatttatttgataattttaggATAAATTCGAAGCTGTTAGTCAAGCGTACGAATTTTTATGCAGTCGCAGTTGTTGGTCGACTACTGGTCCTAATCCcgataatattgttttgattCTGAGAACACAGAGCATACTTTTTCATAGATATACAGATGAACTTAGACCTTATAAGTATGCCGGTTATCCCCAGTTAATCAAGACGATTAAGCTAGAGACAGACGATGAACGATTATTTTCCAAATCTGCCCCATTGCTGGCAGCTGCGAGCGAACTCGCGTATCACACGGTGCATTGCTCGGCATTAAATGCTGAAGAATTGCGAAGAGAGGGTGGTTTAGATGTGTTATTGGAAGCATATACGCGATGCGTGTCTGTTTTGAGTAATTCGAGTAAACCCACCGACATAGCGGTGCAAGTTTGTATGCATATCACTAGATGTTTCGCTGTTGCTGGATCGTTCCGAGGATGCAGAGATAAGATTATCGAATTACCGCAACTCGTAAAAGATCTTTGcagaatattacattttaaggTATCtgcaaaagtatttttacaattacaaaatatctttttatttaattcatttgttTGCAAGAATGTATTTCAATCTTGATTtcctatttttctttacagcATTTAACGAAATTATGTGCGGTTGCCACGGAATGTATTTCATCTCTTGCTACAGATAGTATATTACAAATGCAGTTATTACAATCTGGTGCTTTGTGGGATCTGTTGCTCTTTATGTTTAACTATGATTACACATTAGAGGAAGGCGGCGTGGAAAGAAATCAGGATGAAAATCGTCAGGAAGTGGCCAATAATTTAGCTAAATTGGCAGTTCGCGCTTGTGCTAGATTAGGCGGTTACATGAAGGGAGAAAACGAGACGCCCATTAATCCCGTTACCGTTGCCGCACTAGAAAGCTTATTAACGCCCTATCTAGCACGTCAGCTTGTTAAAGATAAACCTGAGgagattttaaagatattaaattctaattgttTAAATCCATATTTAATTTGGGACAATGGAACTAGAGcggaattaaatgaatatttagaaGCGAAACAGCAagagagattaaataataGCGATAACTTTGAACATGATTTTAGTGATTTTAAGTATACCGCTCATGCTAATGAATTAGTAATTGGtgaaatatttgtgaaaatatataatgaacaaCCAGTATATCCAATTGAGGTAaattaatgtctttttttttttaaataagattatagaATAAACTATAGAGAActtatttagtttaaaataattgatgataaaaGTAATCTAAACGAGCTATTTGATTTTCAGAATCCAAAgagttttacaataaatttgctcgaatttctattattctcTTCGGAATATTTGACATCTTTGGGAAGTGTTCCTCTAAATAAAAAGGATCAAGAAAAATTGGAACACATTGTTATGGCGCTTAAAGCAttgaataatgttattaaaaataatcctgGAATTGAATTACAATGTATGGGGCACTTTAAGTTGCTATTCGGACTTTTGAAttgtaataactttaaattaattcaaaagagCGCTCTAGAAATAATCAGTAATGTTACCAAAAATCAGGAATGTGTTGATGATATAGCCGCGAATGAAgttgtagtgcatttattattatgtttgcaCAGCCTGAAGGAATGTCAGCTTCTTGcattagaaactttatatgCACTAATGAGTTCGactaaaattgtaaaagatgCATTAGCAAAAGGTTTGTAAAGAATATAGttgaatatatgaaaagaaagtaaacattagaaagtatatttctataaattgatGAggcttttcaatataattcagatctaatgtatttgtaatattttccagGAGCTGTTGTGTATATTCTCGATCTGTTTTGTAATTCAAGTAACGTTCAAATAAGAGAAGCAGCAGCTGAGTTGCTTGCGAAAATGTCATCTGATAAATTAGCTGGGCCAAAAGTTAAACTtgatttatcgaaatttttgcCTAGATTATTCAGCGAAGCTATTCGTGATGCACCTAAGCAATGTGTACACATGTTTGAAACAAAGCACGAAAATCCTGAATTGATATGGGACGATGATGCGAAAGCTAGAGTAGCAAGAATTATTGCCGAGTTAAAAGACGAGTaagtttttaacaaaaattgcgATGTATCTTATTCTcgtttctttccttttttggcaatgtgaaattaattctgtttttttattttttagatatcatGCATTACAGAGACGGAATCCTAatgctatattaaaattacctGATACGCAGAATAATATCGACATCGCGACCAACGAACCTGTCGTAGGTGGTGTATATCTTAGATTATTCATAGCCAGTCCTGCTTGGGCGCTTAGGAAaccaaaagaatttttaagtgAACTGATGGATACTACATTAACACTGATGTCCAAGGAAAAGACTgatgtaaatgttataaaatggaTCAATACTAaaacatattacaaattttgtgtcaatatgtatttgttttgtatttgtatttatatttttacaactaGACGGATATGTTGGAATTAACGACCCAGGCTCTCGTGTGTCTATTGCAAGCACAACCTACTTTGGCAGACCAAGTACCATCCTTGGGACATATACCGCGACTTTGTCGACAAATGGCTGTTCAAAATAGTCAGCCATTGGTATATAAAACAGCTATATTAATTCTGCATCAGTTAGCTACAAGCGAAGTAAgtgtttttgattttatatgtgtgcacacatgtataataattatagttacgattttaattctcgttttcgatttatatttgcatagatTTGTATCTCGTCCATATGTCAGACAGATTGCATAAGCCCGTTAAAGCATGCGATGCAATCGAGAAGAGACATGATTGCAGTGGCATGTGAAACATTGAACAGGCTATTTTCAACGAATGAAGATAGACTTATTAAGCAGGTAGGCACGTGTGAAAAGCGTTTGTGTAATTACACATTACCATGTTCAGAAATGTTAGATACAATAATTGTTACTACATATAGGCATTGGATGCCGAAATGGTACCAtatctcttaaatatattagaaggACGATTAGATATTGTTGAGAATCCTGCCACGACTAAAGCACAAATAGTAAAAGCTTTAAAAGCTATGACAAAAAGTTTACTTCTTGGTGAAAAAGTTAATGCTATTTTGGAAAAGTCAAGCGTATGGGCCGAATATAAGGATCAACGACATgatctatttatttctaacaatACTAGTTCTGGTTATCTTACAGGTAAAATATACCAATAGCTTTTAACgtgtataaaaatgaatattttttgctaattaaaattttctaatgcttGATTGTTATTAGCTGCAACGCCTGTATCTGCTGGCTATTTAACAGCAGGACCAAGTGCAACTTTGACCGCGAGTCCACCACCGGTAGACAAAGAAGATAAtctaattaatagaaatgatAGCATCTGATATAGGTAGCATCGTAAGTGGTGCAAAAAACAGTGAGGGGAGTACTGTATGTCAGTACTGTATGTGAGAGAGATTCCTATCGGTAAATAAAATACCGATATAGAGACTACATTGTCTGTGATTTTTGGCttcttaaagaaagaaatttattaatcaaattttgtttttgctgtataatctttatattataggatcatataatatatttcgttctttttaattacatttatatatgagtCGTAGTGTGTAAtgtaactataaataaaacttaaattgtCAGTTTTTAAGATACCACaagtatagatatatagataaattataatacacttTCTTATATCAAACAAGTTTTcggacaaatttttattttatacttagcAGCGTCATATAATATGACATTTTGTTACGTTTCTGGTAAAcggatttatatttgtaaatttgtcCGCGCAGGgtatttaaagaaacaaaaatataattcgataGCATTGCCTGAGGTGCATTCAAAGACATTAACCgactttttttgtatttaaaaaatctaagtGAAGGAATAATTATCAGTTAATTTAgcttagaataattattataagttaGTTTGTTTTCTGATTTTGACACAATCATGTTTTCACACCTATATGTAATCAACTAAGTTTTGTAGTCTAACTTTTAAGCTTAATTACGCGTTAATTACATCTttacttgaatttttattaaggaaaaattaatatactatatgaAGAAATATGTCTATCTTAACCATTTCTCATATCTTTAgagatatctatatatgtatgatacagAATATTATgagatgtttattttttaactaaattaacCATGAgtttacatgtaaaaattttcaagagaaCTATGAGTaagatttatgtaataatttgcagtaaaatcaaaaaaagaaaaaaaagaaaaccaaCAAGAATTCATATGTAGTAATGCAACAACTTTCTCTGTGATAGCATGTTAATtgtgacatatacatataatgaaagaTGGTGATACATTCTAAGTCTCGCCATTGCAAAAACACATTTTCATTGGTCACATTCCAAGcagtcaaaaatataaaatgtacttATACAAAATTGAGCACGTCcttgtgaaagaaaaaaattaaaaattatgaaaaaattaacatatattaaaaaattggaaaatatctCTATCTATTCATtcataatgaaaaaagttaaaatttttttcttgaagttatattatagaataaaaagtttgattgaaaagtataattatacttatttgtgcaaaacgtTTTTacaatgtacatattattttcttgaaacgatattacatatttttaaatcagaagATATTCTCGATTGTATGCTTGGTATCGCGATTTAAACGTATCTTGAATTTTGGATGTCATACTtgctatttattatcttgaaatatacattactatgtatactttaatattaaaaatatatatactatttatatcattataattatataatatatgtcaatttttctacgacctttctaatattttccaaTCATACAAGATAAAGTTCTATTCAAATCGTcaaaaatttcagaatattttttattgaacaaattatttgccgatttatttattctcagaTTTTTCGAGGAagtattttaagttttaattactAAGATCTCCTCGAAAATTAAAGCGATAACATctgataatgttataaaaaggactctttattaatatccatttatggatatttatagatataaaatttccaaaaaaatatttatataatagacattatctaaacaaaaatcttagaagaaaaagaagaaaaaggaaacatAAAAGCATCTTTTAGATATCTTTACATTTAGACCTCGTCTGAGCAATAcctctttctttataataattaatgcactgtatcgtgtataaataatttattaatttagttgcGAATGAAAGATCCTTAGTTAagttaatgtattttatctcACAAAGTTCTTAAAATTGTGagcaatatattgtaaatacgtacatatatgtataggaAAGAATTTATCACAGATCATCATACATatgattagaaaataaatgattttgcaCATGATACGAATTCCTTGAATCATTCGAtttgatgaattatttaatatagttgtgctcttttttattattattatattattattttaattttatttaacatgtaGTATTGAGCGATTTTGGCCCGTTAATTTCATCAGTTGATTCTTGTAGAATCTCATACagatttaagtatttattttccgAATAATTACTGAGCAATTTGTCTAAACTTTGTTTCAATTCAGTAAAAGTCGGTCTACTTTGCGGCCTCAGATTCCAACacgaatacattatattatatctgtatataaaaaaaaattttatatatatatatatttaaaaatcatagaattttattagataagaAGACTgtgttactatatatatacgtacaattCTCTACCGCAATTTGGTGGTCTTTCCATCCGGTATCCAGATTTAAGAAGTTGCAAAATTCTATTTGTGGGAGTTCCAGGATATGG
It includes:
- the LOC126854055 gene encoding dnaJ homolog subfamily C member 13 isoform X1; the encoded protein is MMPIKDNQDVACFLVTKHSTWKGKYKRIFSIGSMGITTYNPGTLEVTNRWEYSDFINVQPINRSQLGSHEFTITVRKERKNDTMKFSSEHRSHLLTEALKYRNQFEKSKETLRYQAYKHHWSDTRLPIVLEITPYSLDQLDPATNMVLASYCYKDFEGLLTMKDYPNGFVIVCGGFGRLHLFASIHMEEIKKKLQEAALNNLGINIKMLKEPIKLDDFIAQRLGKFSGDEYITSVSEFTVQKISSRHLDPQRRTLCLSDTCLLERDPQTYNICTLRPLADIFTLIRDNDNPQLFTIQYLNGQTRSYTATNRDSLLASLLDGVRASGNRDVHVKMYPIARGKRLGPFNLSVDEEVETTHIKFLQQPPGGRTFAEILERFNANIPYSGLNYSTTQDEFVPLEWTVTTLQLQVHRITNDYLQGIFTENKDKIILGALNTLISKDLETNCEIEAQFHALRRLVANKIGFAAFTTLSGFREAVGTKVVKALKKQNSGVTQAAIDCICALMQPMHDDCDLRQEQLNKSSLLSSNKFLESLLEMWINHINHGTGALVVSAMLDLLTFALCVPYSETTDGKHFDNLLEMVATRGRSLFKLFQHPSLAVVKGAGLIMRAIIEEGAPEVAAKMQELALAEGALPRHLLNSLFTVGSDSRLLTHRQLCRHLVGLWVTGHPTAMGLLKRIMPVGLLNYLDSDEKVPESFVEEERLNNRDNLKIAIDHASRNKKSPQWIAIERQMRVVEKHVENALQHWGARIGIERREKIKERPIVLRKRRERIKSEANWKLFYYKFNQDHALPNLIWNHKTREELRIALENEIRAFTSDKDLAGGTLIAWNHREFEVQYQCLSDEVKIGDYYLRLLLEKDTPDNPIRKSYEFFNDLYHRFLLTAKIEMKCLCLQAMTIVYGRYYEDIGPFSDTKYILGMLERCLDRTERDRLVMFINKLILHRRNVKDIMDQNGVRTLVDLLTLAHLHTSRAVVPAQTNVIEAGPQQERMEKEWYYNNGEQREGPISLRDLKELYSSNQVTYKTKVWAQGLDGWKTISQVPQLKWSLVAKGTPVINESELANLILNILIKMCEYFPSRDADDAVIRPLPRVKRLLSDLQYLPHIVQLLLTFDPILVERVATLLCEIMRDNADVSKIYLTGVFYFILMYTGSNVLPIARFLQLTHTKQAFRNDDTTSSDIMQRSILGQLLPDAMVNYLENHGAEKFAQIFLGDYDTPEAIWNAEMRRMLIEKIAAHIADFSPKLRSHTMARYQYIAIPAVRYPQLENELFCQIFYLRHLCDTVKFPQWPIPEPVQLLKDVLDAWKKEVEKKPPLMTVDEAYKQLGLSVGKQHDGAIVRKSFYKLAQMYHPDKNPEGRDKFEAVSQAYEFLCSRSCWSTTGPNPDNIVLILRTQSILFHRYTDELRPYKYAGYPQLIKTIKLETDDERLFSKSAPLLAAASELAYHTVHCSALNAEELRREGGLDVLLEAYTRCVSVLSNSSKPTDIAVQVCMHITRCFAVAGSFRGCRDKIIELPQLVKDLCRILHFKHLTKLCAVATECISSLATDSILQMQLLQSGALWDLLLFMFNYDYTLEEGGVERNQDENRQEVANNLAKLAVRACARLGGYMKGENETPINPVTVAALESLLTPYLARQLVKDKPEEILKILNSNCLNPYLIWDNGTRAELNEYLEAKQQERLNNSDNFEHDFSDFKYTAHANELVIGEIFVKIYNEQPVYPIENPKSFTINLLEFLLFSSEYLTSLGSVPLNKKDQEKLEHIVMALKALNNVIKNNPGIELQCMGHFKLLFGLLNCNNFKLIQKSALEIISNVTKNQECVDDIAANEVVVHLLLCLHSLKECQLLALETLYALMSSTKIVKDALAKGAVVYILDLFCNSSNVQIREAAAELLAKMSSDKLAGPKVKLDLSKFLPRLFSEAIRDAPKQCVHMFETKHENPELIWDDDAKARVARIIAELKDEYHALQRRNPNAILKLPDTQNNIDIATNEPVVGGVYLRLFIASPAWALRKPKEFLSELMDTTLTLMSKEKTDTDMLELTTQALVCLLQAQPTLADQVPSLGHIPRLCRQMAVQNSQPLVYKTAILILHQLATSEICISSICQTDCISPLKHAMQSRRDMIAVACETLNRLFSTNEDRLIKQALDAEMVPYLLNILEGRLDIVENPATTKAQIVKALKAMTKSLLLGEKVNAILEKSSVWAEYKDQRHDLFISNNTSSGYLTAATPVSAGYLTAGPSATLTASPPPVDKEDNLINRNDSI
- the LOC126854055 gene encoding dnaJ homolog subfamily C member 13 isoform X2, whose amino-acid sequence is MMPIKDNQDVACFLVTKHSTWKGKYKRIFSIGSMGITTYNPGTLEVTNRWEYSDFINVQPINRSQLGSHEFTITVRKERKNDTMKFSSEHRSHLLTEALKYRNQFEKSKETLRYQAYKHHWSDTRLPIVLEITPYSLDQLDPATNMVLASYCYKDFEGLLTMKDYPNGFVIVCGGFGRLHLFASIHMEEIKKKLQEAALNNLGINIKMLKEPIKLDDFIAQRLGKFSGDEYITSVSEFTVQKISSRHLDPQRRTLCLSDTCLLERDPQTYNICTLRPLADIFTLIRDNDNPQLFTIQYLNGQTRSYTATNRDSLLASLLDGVRASGNRDVHVKMYPIARGKRLGPFNLSVDEEVETTHIKFLQQPPGGRTFAEILERFNANIPYSGLNYSTTQDGIFTENKDKIILGALNTLISKDLETNCEIEAQFHALRRLVANKIGFAAFTTLSGFREAVGTKVVKALKKQNSGVTQAAIDCICALMQPMHDDCDLRQEQLNKSSLLSSNKFLESLLEMWINHINHGTGALVVSAMLDLLTFALCVPYSETTDGKHFDNLLEMVATRGRSLFKLFQHPSLAVVKGAGLIMRAIIEEGAPEVAAKMQELALAEGALPRHLLNSLFTVGSDSRLLTHRQLCRHLVGLWVTGHPTAMGLLKRIMPVGLLNYLDSDEKVPESFVEEERLNNRDNLKIAIDHASRNKKSPQWIAIERQMRVVEKHVENALQHWGARIGIERREKIKERPIVLRKRRERIKSEANWKLFYYKFNQDHALPNLIWNHKTREELRIALENEIRAFTSDKDLAGGTLIAWNHREFEVQYQCLSDEVKIGDYYLRLLLEKDTPDNPIRKSYEFFNDLYHRFLLTAKIEMKCLCLQAMTIVYGRYYEDIGPFSDTKYILGMLERCLDRTERDRLVMFINKLILHRRNVKDIMDQNGVRTLVDLLTLAHLHTSRAVVPAQTNVIEAGPQQERMEKEWYYNNGEQREGPISLRDLKELYSSNQVTYKTKVWAQGLDGWKTISQVPQLKWSLVAKGTPVINESELANLILNILIKMCEYFPSRDADDAVIRPLPRVKRLLSDLQYLPHIVQLLLTFDPILVERVATLLCEIMRDNADVSKIYLTGVFYFILMYTGSNVLPIARFLQLTHTKQAFRNDDTTSSDIMQRSILGQLLPDAMVNYLENHGAEKFAQIFLGDYDTPEAIWNAEMRRMLIEKIAAHIADFSPKLRSHTMARYQYIAIPAVRYPQLENELFCQIFYLRHLCDTVKFPQWPIPEPVQLLKDVLDAWKKEVEKKPPLMTVDEAYKQLGLSVGKQHDGAIVRKSFYKLAQMYHPDKNPEGRDKFEAVSQAYEFLCSRSCWSTTGPNPDNIVLILRTQSILFHRYTDELRPYKYAGYPQLIKTIKLETDDERLFSKSAPLLAAASELAYHTVHCSALNAEELRREGGLDVLLEAYTRCVSVLSNSSKPTDIAVQVCMHITRCFAVAGSFRGCRDKIIELPQLVKDLCRILHFKHLTKLCAVATECISSLATDSILQMQLLQSGALWDLLLFMFNYDYTLEEGGVERNQDENRQEVANNLAKLAVRACARLGGYMKGENETPINPVTVAALESLLTPYLARQLVKDKPEEILKILNSNCLNPYLIWDNGTRAELNEYLEAKQQERLNNSDNFEHDFSDFKYTAHANELVIGEIFVKIYNEQPVYPIENPKSFTINLLEFLLFSSEYLTSLGSVPLNKKDQEKLEHIVMALKALNNVIKNNPGIELQCMGHFKLLFGLLNCNNFKLIQKSALEIISNVTKNQECVDDIAANEVVVHLLLCLHSLKECQLLALETLYALMSSTKIVKDALAKGAVVYILDLFCNSSNVQIREAAAELLAKMSSDKLAGPKVKLDLSKFLPRLFSEAIRDAPKQCVHMFETKHENPELIWDDDAKARVARIIAELKDEYHALQRRNPNAILKLPDTQNNIDIATNEPVVGGVYLRLFIASPAWALRKPKEFLSELMDTTLTLMSKEKTDTDMLELTTQALVCLLQAQPTLADQVPSLGHIPRLCRQMAVQNSQPLVYKTAILILHQLATSEICISSICQTDCISPLKHAMQSRRDMIAVACETLNRLFSTNEDRLIKQALDAEMVPYLLNILEGRLDIVENPATTKAQIVKALKAMTKSLLLGEKVNAILEKSSVWAEYKDQRHDLFISNNTSSGYLTAATPVSAGYLTAGPSATLTASPPPVDKEDNLINRNDSI